One Pseudomonas entomophila genomic window carries:
- a CDS encoding carbon starvation CstA family protein — MNNNNSLLRHIPWLALAVIGACALGVVALRRGEAINALWIVVAAVAIYLVAYRYYSLFIATKVMQLDPRRATPAVLNNDGLDYVPTNKHILFGHHFAAIAGAGPLVGPVLAAQMGYLPGTLWLIAGVVLAGAVQDFMVLFLSTRRNGRSLGDMVREEMGRIPGTIALFGCFLIMIIILAVLALIVVKALAESPWGMFTVMATIPIAMFMGIYMRYIRPGRIGEISVVGVVLLLLSIWLGGQIAADPVWGPAFTFTGVQITWMLVGYGFVAAVLPVWLVLAPRDYLSTFLKIGTIVGLAIGILVIAPELKMPALTQFTDGTGPVWKGTLFPFLFITIACGAVSGFHALISSGTTPKLLDNEANARYIGYGGMLMESFVAIMAMVAASVIEPGVYFAMNSPAAVVGADVASVAQTVSSWGFMITPEQLEATARDIGEHTILARAGGAPTLAVGIAQILHQVLPGENTMAFWYHFAILFEALFILTAVDAGTRAGRFMLQDLLGSFVPALKRTESWTANLIGTAGCVALWGYLLYQGVIDPLGGINTLWPLFGISNQMLAGIALMLGTVVLIKMKRQRYVWVTLLPAVWLLICTTTAGLIKLFDPNPAVGFLALAKKYSTALDAGQVLAPAKDIGQMQHVIFNAYTNAGLTVLFLVVVFSVLFFAVKVGLAALGRKERTDKETPFQALPDA; from the coding sequence ATGAACAACAATAATAGCCTGCTACGCCACATTCCGTGGCTGGCGCTGGCAGTCATAGGGGCCTGCGCGCTGGGTGTGGTTGCCCTGCGTCGCGGTGAGGCCATCAACGCCTTGTGGATCGTGGTTGCGGCAGTGGCCATCTACCTGGTCGCCTACCGTTACTACAGCCTGTTCATCGCCACCAAGGTGATGCAGCTCGACCCCCGCCGGGCCACGCCCGCGGTACTCAACAACGATGGCCTGGACTACGTCCCGACCAACAAGCACATCCTCTTCGGCCATCACTTCGCCGCCATTGCCGGCGCCGGCCCGCTCGTGGGCCCGGTGCTCGCGGCGCAGATGGGCTACCTGCCCGGCACGCTGTGGCTGATCGCCGGCGTGGTGCTGGCCGGTGCGGTTCAGGATTTCATGGTCCTGTTCCTGTCCACCCGCCGCAACGGCCGCTCGCTGGGCGACATGGTCCGTGAGGAGATGGGCCGCATCCCCGGCACCATCGCCCTGTTCGGCTGCTTCCTGATCATGATCATCATCCTCGCGGTGCTGGCACTGATCGTGGTCAAGGCCCTGGCCGAGAGCCCATGGGGCATGTTCACGGTGATGGCGACCATCCCGATCGCGATGTTCATGGGCATCTACATGCGCTACATCCGCCCGGGCCGCATCGGCGAGATCTCGGTGGTCGGTGTGGTCCTGCTGCTGCTGTCGATCTGGCTGGGGGGCCAGATCGCCGCAGATCCGGTGTGGGGCCCGGCGTTCACCTTCACTGGCGTACAGATCACCTGGATGCTCGTGGGCTATGGTTTCGTCGCCGCCGTGCTGCCGGTGTGGCTGGTGCTGGCGCCGCGTGACTACCTGTCGACCTTCCTCAAGATCGGCACCATCGTCGGCCTGGCCATCGGCATCCTGGTCATTGCGCCCGAGCTGAAAATGCCCGCGCTGACGCAGTTCACCGACGGTACCGGCCCGGTATGGAAGGGTACCCTGTTCCCATTCCTGTTCATCACCATCGCCTGCGGCGCGGTGTCCGGCTTCCACGCGCTGATCTCCTCGGGCACCACGCCCAAGCTGCTGGACAACGAAGCCAATGCCCGTTACATCGGCTACGGCGGCATGCTGATGGAGTCGTTCGTCGCGATCATGGCCATGGTCGCCGCCTCGGTGATCGAGCCGGGCGTGTATTTCGCCATGAACAGCCCGGCCGCGGTGGTCGGTGCCGACGTCGCTTCTGTAGCGCAGACGGTCAGCAGTTGGGGCTTCATGATCACCCCCGAGCAGCTCGAGGCCACCGCCCGTGACATCGGTGAGCACACCATCCTGGCCCGTGCCGGTGGTGCACCTACGCTGGCGGTCGGTATCGCGCAGATCCTGCACCAGGTGCTGCCGGGTGAGAACACCATGGCGTTCTGGTACCACTTCGCGATTCTGTTCGAGGCGCTGTTCATCCTCACCGCGGTGGACGCCGGTACCCGTGCCGGTCGCTTCATGTTGCAGGACCTGCTGGGCAGCTTCGTGCCGGCCCTGAAACGCACCGAGTCGTGGACCGCCAACTTGATCGGCACCGCCGGTTGCGTGGCGCTGTGGGGCTACCTGCTGTACCAGGGCGTGATCGACCCGCTGGGCGGTATCAATACGCTCTGGCCACTGTTCGGCATCTCCAACCAGATGCTCGCCGGTATCGCCTTGATGCTGGGTACCGTGGTGCTGATCAAGATGAAGCGCCAGCGCTATGTCTGGGTCACCCTGCTGCCTGCTGTGTGGCTGCTGATCTGCACCACCACCGCGGGCCTGATCAAGCTGTTCGACCCGAACCCGGCCGTAGGCTTCCTGGCCCTGGCCAAGAAGTACAGCACCGCGCTGGACGCCGGCCAGGTACTGGCCCCGGCCAAGGATATCGGGCAGATGCAGCACGTGATCTTCAACGCCTACACCAACGCCGGCCTGACCGTGCTGTTCCTGGTGGTGGTGTTCAGTGTGCTGTTCTTCGCCGTCAAGGTCGGCCTGGCCGCCCTGGGCCGCAAGGAGCGCACCGACAAGGAAACCCCGTTCCAGGCCCTGCCTGACGCTTGA
- the glyA gene encoding serine hydroxymethyltransferase, which yields MFSRDLTIAKYDAELFEAMQQEALRQEEHIELIASENYTSPAVMEAQGSVLTNKYAEGYPGKRYYGGCEYVDVVEQLAIDRAKELFGADYANVQPHAGSQANAAVYLALLSAGDTILGMSLAHGGHLTHGASVSSSGKLYNAIQYGIDANGLINYDEVEALALEHKPKMIVAGFSAYSQVLDFPRFREIADKVGAYLFVDMAHVAGLVAAGVYPNPVPFADVVTTTTHKTLRGPRGGLILARANADIEKKLNSAVFPGAQGGPLEHVIAAKAICFKEALQPEFKAYQQQVVKNAQAMAEVFIERGFDVVSGGTQNHLFLLSLIKQEISGKDADAALGKAFITVNKNSVPNDPRSPFVTSGLRFGTPAVTTRGFKEAECRELAGWICDILADLNNEAVIDAVREKVKAICKKLPVYGN from the coding sequence ATGTTCAGCCGTGATTTGACCATTGCCAAGTACGACGCCGAGCTCTTCGAAGCCATGCAGCAAGAAGCCCTGCGCCAGGAAGAGCATATCGAGCTGATCGCTTCGGAAAACTACACCAGCCCGGCGGTCATGGAGGCCCAGGGTTCGGTTCTGACCAACAAGTACGCCGAAGGCTACCCAGGCAAGCGCTACTACGGTGGTTGCGAGTACGTCGACGTGGTCGAGCAACTGGCCATCGACCGCGCCAAGGAGCTGTTCGGCGCCGACTACGCCAACGTCCAGCCGCACGCAGGCTCGCAAGCCAACGCTGCTGTCTACCTGGCACTGTTGTCGGCCGGTGACACCATCCTGGGCATGAGCCTGGCCCACGGCGGCCACCTGACCCACGGTGCTTCCGTGAGCTCGTCGGGCAAGCTGTACAACGCCATCCAGTACGGCATCGACGCCAACGGCCTGATCAACTACGACGAAGTCGAAGCGCTGGCCCTGGAGCACAAGCCGAAGATGATCGTCGCCGGCTTCTCCGCCTACTCGCAGGTTCTGGACTTCCCACGCTTCCGCGAAATCGCCGACAAGGTCGGTGCCTATCTGTTCGTCGACATGGCCCACGTAGCTGGCCTGGTTGCCGCGGGCGTATACCCGAACCCGGTTCCGTTCGCCGACGTCGTCACCACCACCACCCACAAGACCCTGCGCGGTCCGCGTGGTGGCCTGATCCTGGCCCGTGCCAACGCCGACATCGAGAAGAAGCTGAACTCCGCCGTCTTCCCAGGCGCCCAGGGCGGCCCGCTGGAGCACGTCATCGCCGCCAAGGCGATCTGCTTCAAGGAAGCCCTGCAGCCTGAATTCAAGGCCTACCAGCAGCAAGTGGTGAAGAACGCCCAGGCCATGGCCGAAGTGTTCATCGAGCGTGGTTTCGACGTCGTTTCCGGCGGCACCCAGAACCACCTGTTCCTGCTGTCGCTGATCAAGCAGGAAATCTCCGGTAAGGACGCCGACGCCGCCCTGGGCAAGGCGTTCATCACCGTCAACAAGAACTCGGTCCCGAACGACCCACGTTCGCCGTTCGTCACCTCGGGCCTGCGTTTCGGCACCCCGGCCGTCACCACTCGTGGCTTCAAAGAGGCTGAGTGCCGCGAGCTGGCCGGCTGGATCTGCGACATCCTGGCCGACCTGAACAACGAAGCGGTGATCGACGCCGTGCGTGAGAAGGTCAAGGCCATCTGCAAGAAGCTGCCGGTATACGGCAACTGA
- a CDS encoding YbdD/YjiX family protein: MFNDLGRLGKYLGQAARLMVGMPDYDNYVEHMRSKHPDKPVMSYEAFFRERQEARYGGKSGPKCC, encoded by the coding sequence ATGTTCAACGACCTGGGTCGACTGGGTAAGTACCTGGGGCAGGCAGCCCGCCTGATGGTCGGCATGCCCGACTACGACAACTATGTCGAGCACATGCGCAGCAAGCACCCGGACAAGCCGGTGATGAGCTACGAGGCGTTCTTTCGCGAACGCCAGGAAGCGCGTTATGGTGGCAAGTCCGGGCCCAAGTGCTGTTGA
- the yjiA gene encoding GTPase, with protein MQTPIPVTVLTGFLGAGKTTLLKYMLKAEHGLKIAVIENEFSEAGIDSQLLGDEPVQVMTLANGCVCCSIHGDLTRALYLLLERLDAGEIAFDRLVIECTGLADPAPVAQTFFIEEDLRDRYLLDGIVTLVDAAHAELHLTQAIAQAQVGFADRLLLSKTDLVEPQAVDALRERLARINGRAAIRVVEHGRIDLAELLDVRGFNLNPDLGISLKPALRPILKPTTADRISTLVLRTETPLDIDRLSDFMNELLEAHGKQLLRYKGVLNIAGEDRRLVFQGVLKLYGFDWDAEWKDGEARESVMVFIADELPEDKIRAGFEALSHG; from the coding sequence GTGCAAACGCCCATTCCCGTTACCGTGCTGACCGGCTTCCTTGGCGCCGGCAAGACCACATTGCTCAAGTACATGCTCAAGGCCGAGCACGGCCTGAAGATCGCCGTGATCGAGAACGAGTTCAGCGAGGCCGGCATCGACAGCCAGTTGCTCGGTGACGAACCGGTGCAGGTGATGACCCTGGCCAACGGCTGCGTATGCTGCAGCATCCATGGCGACCTGACCCGCGCGCTGTACCTGCTGCTCGAACGCCTCGACGCCGGCGAGATCGCCTTCGATCGCCTGGTGATCGAATGCACCGGCCTGGCTGACCCGGCGCCGGTGGCGCAGACCTTCTTCATCGAGGAGGACCTGCGCGATCGCTACCTCCTCGACGGCATCGTCACCTTGGTCGACGCGGCCCACGCCGAACTGCACCTGACCCAGGCCATCGCCCAGGCCCAGGTGGGCTTTGCCGACCGACTGCTGCTGAGCAAGACCGACCTGGTCGAGCCGCAGGCGGTCGATGCCCTGCGCGAGCGTCTGGCCCGTATCAACGGCCGCGCGGCGATCCGTGTGGTCGAACATGGCCGTATCGACCTTGCCGAGCTGCTCGATGTGCGTGGCTTCAACCTCAACCCGGACCTGGGTATCAGTCTCAAACCGGCATTGCGCCCTATACTCAAGCCGACCACTGCGGATCGCATATCGACGTTGGTATTGCGCACCGAGACGCCATTGGACATCGACCGTCTCAGCGACTTCATGAACGAATTGCTGGAGGCGCATGGCAAGCAGCTGCTGCGCTACAAGGGCGTGCTGAACATCGCCGGCGAGGACCGCCGCCTGGTGTTCCAGGGGGTGCTCAAGCTCTATGGCTTTGATTGGGACGCCGAATGGAAGGATGGCGAAGCGCGGGAAAGCGTGATGGTGTTCATTGCCGATGAGCTGCCGGAGGACAAGATCCGGGCGGGGTTTGAGGCGCTGAGCCACGGGTGA
- a CDS encoding sensor domain-containing protein, which yields MTNLTHSSPLRPANSSAGTHLRGSLKGALALLALVLLGLLLWQLFTQFRHTQADLRQQSLATSAELADHLGLNMALKAQQALNLVQPYVKPPAPAALPSLFATLHARLPALRHMAWLDSTGQVRSDTLDGSPDRQMIDEILQLNQGRVYFYSNAPDNQLVYLLLRQSAEQDRGYWLLRLSPAYYKELTQHLDASGHPSWLLENSRNGEVIERHGTQPASNEPLQSVMLAFIDNSTWQLRGLFDAGLARDKLLPALIGKCVLVLFCALLPVLALINMRRRQRALQEDRRRYQEIFEGTGVALCVLDLSSLPGQLDRYHLRNHAALRHSLALDANLRRSLLAELKITEINQVARQLLNVDCHQGAWQRLIEGSGDGRDSVGMQLIDALIEAREQLELEVRLPAPLGGELHLWLMVRMPRQRRDFQAVILSISDITSRKQVELSLLERESFWSDVVRTVPDQLYVQDVQSQRMIFSNRHLGQTLGYDRAELAQMGERFWELLLHPEDAVHYRALRQQQLDTSYGQSLHCQLRFRHRDGGWRCYDIREQVLTRDSDDLVTRIIGVGKDVTVQIEASESLRDSEQRYRMLAESISDVIFSTDNQLRLNYVSPSVLAVLGYQADWIFANGWQSIIANPAQLTGAYELIERVSKAQGDAEQLAQLRTTLPTQLFLFDCLRADGRKIPIELRLVLVWDEHERFEGVLGVGRDISQQRRAEKDLRMAATVFEHSTSAILITDPAGYIVQANEAFSRVSGYAVAEVLDQLPGMLTVEHQQDAHLGYVLKQLNQRGSWEGEVFLKRRNGEHYPAWVGITAVLDDEGDLASYVCFFTDISERKASEQRIHRLAYYDALTHLPNRTLFQDRLYTALQQAERQKAWVVLMFLDLDRFKPINDSLGHAAGDRMLKDMAERLLACVDNDDTVARMGGDEFTLLLQPKATRELALNRAIHVAEHILDSLVTPFVLENREFFVTASIGIALSPQDGSELSQLMKNADTAMYHAKERGKNNFQFYQADMNASALERLELESDLRHALEQNEFILYYQPQFSGDGKRLTGAEALLRWRHPTRGLVPPGDFIPVIEELGLVVDVGDWVLHEACRQLKAWHKDKVRVPKVSVNISARQFSDGQLGTRIATILEETGLPPACLELELTESILMREVNEAMQILDSLKNLGLSIAVDDFGTGYSSLNYLKQFPIDVLKIDRTFVDGLPEGEQDAQIARAIIAMAHSLNLAVIAEGVETHEQLEFLREHGCDEVQGYLFGRPMPANQFEAQFSNETLFMFQ from the coding sequence GTGGCTCGCTCAAGGGGGCACTGGCCCTGTTGGCCCTGGTTTTGCTGGGGTTGCTGCTGTGGCAACTGTTCACCCAGTTCCGTCACACCCAGGCCGACCTGCGCCAGCAGAGCCTGGCAACCAGCGCCGAACTGGCCGACCATCTGGGCCTGAACATGGCGCTCAAGGCCCAGCAGGCGCTGAATCTGGTCCAGCCCTACGTCAAACCTCCGGCGCCCGCCGCCCTGCCCAGCCTCTTCGCGACACTGCACGCGCGCCTCCCTGCGCTGCGCCACATGGCCTGGCTGGACAGCACCGGGCAGGTGCGCAGCGACACCCTCGACGGCAGCCCCGACCGCCAGATGATTGACGAGATCCTGCAGCTGAACCAGGGGCGCGTCTATTTCTACAGCAATGCGCCCGACAACCAATTGGTCTACCTGTTGTTGCGCCAAAGCGCCGAGCAGGATCGCGGCTACTGGCTGTTGCGGCTGAGCCCTGCCTATTACAAGGAACTGACCCAGCACCTGGACGCCTCGGGCCACCCTTCATGGCTGCTGGAAAACAGTCGCAATGGCGAAGTCATCGAACGCCACGGCACGCAACCGGCCAGCAACGAGCCGTTGCAGAGCGTGATGCTGGCCTTCATCGACAACAGCACCTGGCAACTGCGCGGCCTGTTCGACGCGGGCCTGGCCCGCGACAAGCTGCTCCCGGCATTGATCGGCAAGTGTGTGCTGGTGCTGTTCTGCGCCCTGCTGCCGGTGCTCGCCCTGATCAACATGCGCCGCCGCCAGCGCGCCTTGCAGGAAGACCGGCGCCGCTACCAGGAGATCTTCGAAGGCACGGGTGTGGCCTTGTGCGTGCTCGACCTGTCCAGCCTGCCCGGTCAGCTCGACCGCTATCACCTGCGCAATCACGCGGCCCTGCGCCACAGCCTGGCCCTGGACGCCAATCTGCGGCGCTCGCTGCTGGCGGAACTGAAGATCACCGAGATCAACCAGGTTGCCCGCCAGTTGCTCAACGTCGATTGCCACCAGGGCGCCTGGCAGCGCCTGATCGAAGGCAGTGGCGATGGCCGTGACAGTGTCGGCATGCAACTGATCGACGCGTTGATCGAGGCACGTGAGCAGCTTGAGCTGGAAGTGCGCCTCCCCGCACCGCTGGGCGGCGAGCTGCACCTGTGGCTGATGGTGCGCATGCCCCGGCAACGTCGCGACTTCCAGGCAGTAATCCTGAGCATCAGCGACATCACCAGCCGCAAGCAGGTGGAACTGTCCCTGCTCGAGCGCGAAAGTTTCTGGTCGGACGTGGTACGTACCGTGCCCGATCAGCTGTACGTACAAGATGTGCAAAGCCAGCGGATGATCTTCAGCAACCGCCACCTCGGCCAGACCTTGGGCTACGACCGCGCCGAGCTGGCACAGATGGGCGAACGCTTCTGGGAGTTGCTGCTGCACCCCGAGGACGCCGTGCACTACCGCGCCCTGCGCCAGCAACAGCTGGACACCAGCTACGGCCAGTCGCTGCATTGCCAGTTGCGCTTCCGCCACCGTGATGGCGGCTGGCGCTGCTACGACATCCGTGAACAGGTGCTGACCCGCGACAGCGACGACCTGGTCACCCGCATCATCGGCGTGGGCAAGGACGTCACGGTGCAGATCGAGGCCAGCGAGTCGCTGCGTGACAGCGAGCAACGCTACCGCATGCTCGCCGAGAGCATCAGCGACGTGATCTTCTCCACCGACAACCAGTTGCGGCTCAACTATGTCAGCCCGTCGGTGCTGGCGGTGCTGGGCTACCAGGCCGACTGGATCTTCGCCAATGGCTGGCAGTCGATCATCGCCAACCCCGCCCAGCTCACCGGCGCCTATGAGCTGATCGAACGGGTCAGCAAGGCACAGGGTGACGCCGAACAATTGGCCCAGTTGCGCACCACCCTGCCCACGCAACTGTTCCTGTTCGACTGCCTGCGCGCCGACGGCCGCAAGATCCCCATCGAACTGCGCCTGGTGCTGGTGTGGGACGAGCACGAACGCTTCGAGGGCGTGCTGGGCGTGGGCCGTGATATCAGCCAGCAACGCCGGGCCGAGAAAGACCTGCGCATGGCGGCCACGGTGTTCGAGCACTCGACCTCGGCCATCCTGATCACCGACCCGGCCGGCTACATCGTCCAGGCCAACGAAGCGTTCAGCCGGGTCAGCGGTTACGCCGTCGCCGAAGTGCTCGACCAACTGCCGGGCATGCTCACCGTCGAGCACCAGCAGGACGCGCACCTGGGCTATGTGCTCAAGCAGCTCAACCAGCGCGGCAGCTGGGAGGGCGAGGTGTTCCTCAAGCGCCGCAACGGCGAGCACTACCCGGCATGGGTGGGCATCACCGCGGTGCTCGACGACGAAGGCGACCTGGCCAGCTACGTGTGCTTCTTCACCGACATCAGCGAACGCAAGGCCAGCGAACAACGCATCCACCGCCTGGCCTACTACGACGCCCTGACCCACCTGCCCAACCGCACGCTGTTCCAGGACCGCCTGTACACCGCCCTGCAGCAGGCCGAGCGGCAGAAGGCCTGGGTGGTGCTGATGTTCCTCGACCTCGACCGCTTCAAGCCGATCAACGACTCCCTCGGCCACGCCGCGGGCGATCGCATGCTCAAGGACATGGCCGAGCGCCTGCTGGCCTGTGTCGACAACGACGACACCGTGGCGCGCATGGGCGGCGACGAATTCACCCTGCTGCTGCAGCCGAAAGCTACCCGCGAACTGGCGCTCAACCGCGCCATCCACGTGGCCGAGCACATCCTCGACAGCCTGGTGACCCCCTTCGTGCTGGAGAACCGCGAGTTCTTCGTCACCGCCAGCATCGGCATCGCCCTCAGCCCGCAGGACGGCAGCGAGCTGAGCCAGCTGATGAAGAACGCCGACACCGCCATGTACCACGCCAAGGAGCGCGGCAAGAACAACTTCCAGTTCTACCAGGCCGACATGAACGCCAGCGCCCTGGAGCGCCTGGAGCTGGAGAGCGACCTGCGCCACGCCCTGGAGCAGAACGAGTTCATCCTCTACTACCAGCCGCAGTTCAGCGGCGACGGCAAGCGCCTGACCGGCGCCGAAGCCCTGCTGCGCTGGCGCCACCCGACCCGAGGCCTGGTGCCGCCTGGCGACTTCATCCCGGTGATCGAGGAGCTGGGCCTGGTGGTGGATGTCGGCGACTGGGTGCTGCACGAGGCCTGCCGCCAGCTCAAGGCCTGGCACAAGGATAAGGTGCGGGTGCCGAAGGTGTCGGTGAACATCTCGGCTCGGCAGTTCTCCGACGGTCAACTGGGCACACGGATCGCCACCATCCTGGAGGAGACCGGCCTGCCCCCGGCGTGCCTGGAGCTGGAGCTGACCGAAAGCATCCTGATGCGCGAGGTCAACGAAGCCATGCAGATCCTCGACAGCCTGAAAAACCTCGGCCTGAGCATTGCGGTCGACGACTTTGGTACCGGCTACTCATCGCTCAACTACCTCAAGCAGTTCCCCATCGACGTGCTGAAGATCGACCGCACCTTCGTCGACGGCCTGCCCGAGGGCGAGCAGGACGCACAGATCGCCCGGGCGATCATCGCCATGGCCCACAGCCTGAACCTGGCGGTGATCGCCGAGGGCGTGGAGACTCACGAACAGCTGGAGTTCCTGCGCGAGCACGGTTGCGACGAGGTGCAAGGTTACTTGTTCGGCCGACCGATGCCGGCCAACCAGTTCGAGGCGCAGTTCAGCAACGAAACGCTGTTCATGTTCCAGTGA